The Methanomicrobiales archaeon HGW-Methanomicrobiales-1 genome includes a region encoding these proteins:
- a CDS encoding glycosyltransferase family 2 protein, whose translation MYDLTVIIPTFKEEANIRNIITEVDAVFKRNNLKGEILVVDDNSPDGTITIANEIKKTKPNVNSIVRLADHGLSQSVAEGFDKASSDILVVIDADLSHPPALIPAMYHEIKEGYDVVIGSRYMDGGGIKKWPLKRRVISLGATFLGRLLFPDVSDPVSGFFAIKKSVVANASLKPRGYKILLEVLGKGTWEKDKEIPFEFVDREIGSSKLKIKTIVEYAQQVIDITLFSFTHHQSAAWREWKRVFKFGLVGISGIVVNMGVLWYLTDFVGFYYLIASLFAIELSIINNFIWNDLWTFKSKAGHELSSRWHRLVAFHVVSAGGLVINMGVLFLLTSVFGVYYLLSNLVGILLGFVWNFMANRRITWQRKKEIG comes from the coding sequence ATGTACGATCTTACGGTAATAATTCCCACATTTAAAGAAGAGGCGAACATCAGGAATATTATTACTGAAGTGGACGCGGTTTTCAAGCGGAATAATCTCAAGGGGGAGATTCTTGTTGTCGATGATAACTCTCCTGATGGAACCATTACCATTGCAAATGAAATCAAAAAAACAAAACCGAATGTAAACAGTATCGTCCGTCTGGCGGATCACGGACTTTCACAATCTGTGGCAGAAGGGTTCGATAAGGCATCGTCGGATATTCTTGTGGTAATTGATGCCGATCTTTCCCATCCCCCAGCTCTAATCCCTGCGATGTATCACGAGATCAAAGAAGGATACGATGTTGTCATCGGTAGCAGGTATATGGATGGTGGCGGAATAAAAAAATGGCCACTTAAACGCCGGGTTATCTCGCTCGGAGCTACGTTTTTAGGGCGCCTGCTCTTTCCCGATGTATCAGACCCGGTGAGCGGCTTTTTTGCTATTAAGAAAAGTGTTGTCGCAAATGCTTCTTTAAAACCCCGGGGTTACAAAATCCTGTTAGAAGTGCTTGGTAAGGGAACCTGGGAAAAAGATAAGGAGATTCCCTTCGAATTCGTGGATCGGGAAATTGGTTCGAGCAAACTAAAAATCAAAACAATTGTTGAGTATGCGCAGCAGGTTATCGATATCACCCTCTTTTCATTCACCCATCACCAGAGTGCGGCATGGAGGGAATGGAAACGAGTGTTCAAATTCGGGCTGGTTGGGATCTCCGGGATTGTCGTAAATATGGGGGTACTTTGGTACCTGACGGATTTCGTTGGTTTTTATTATCTTATTGCCAGTCTTTTCGCCATTGAATTATCCATCATCAATAATTTCATCTGGAATGATCTTTGGACGTTTAAATCCAAAGCAGGACACGAGTTATCCAGCCGTTGGCACCGTTTAGTCGCTTTTCATGTAGTATCCGCCGGTGGACTGGTAATCAACATGGGTGTTTTATTTTTGCTAACTAGTGTATTTGGCGTCTATTACCTGCTATCAAATCTTGTGGGAATTCTTCTGGGTTTTGTCTGGAATTTTATGGCGAACCGGCGTATTACCTGGCAAAGAAAAAAGGAAATTGGATAG
- a CDS encoding glycosyl transferase, whose translation MAKKREDRGKEKKSGVVTECNLDGDYISPIQSFRDLNTKNVVSLVTHSRYAQSLIILTIFGLLLRFYNLGLNSLWLDEASTNTFAIMSIPDIWKATAGGEFNPPLFYWLEHLMLVFGNNEFTLRFIPALLGVLTIPLIYFAGKEFMDRNVGIIAAAAFAFSPFLIYYSQEARAYSMMLFFVAFALVFYFKALKTNDLKNWALFGILSALAFWSHFYAFVIIASLILYALFLQVENFRKNLQNIKMIALSIVVFVVLCFPLILLAIQLFATRTSSAPAFGIQGLGIISETFRELSGFSDIPMFLLLILFIIGIIQAFLIDKKKGIFLVTLTVLTFVISFILSYKMPMVPRYLIFFNTIFFLGVAASYGIFYRLINNRGVVYGFMALLIIISAPTLATYYSGYSKDDWRGFSSQMQKITQSGDLVIVVPGYIYQPLNYYYSNTSDKTFEFGADTGKDLERINNGRGNSTAYFVVTGDISAANPDGDAIAWLKEHTKSLGQNTGIYLFVSA comes from the coding sequence ATGGCAAAAAAACGCGAGGATCGGGGAAAAGAAAAAAAATCGGGAGTAGTAACCGAATGTAATCTTGATGGGGATTACATATCCCCAATCCAATCGTTTCGAGATCTCAATACCAAAAATGTTGTATCTCTTGTTACCCACAGCCGGTACGCACAATCTCTCATCATTTTGACCATTTTTGGCCTTCTGCTCCGTTTCTATAATCTTGGTCTCAACTCACTCTGGCTCGATGAAGCCTCTACGAATACGTTTGCAATAATGTCAATTCCCGATATCTGGAAAGCTACAGCAGGGGGAGAGTTCAATCCACCTCTTTTTTACTGGCTTGAACATCTCATGCTGGTATTTGGCAACAACGAATTTACGCTCAGGTTTATTCCTGCACTCCTTGGGGTACTGACTATTCCCCTGATTTATTTTGCAGGAAAAGAATTCATGGATCGTAACGTCGGGATCATTGCTGCAGCAGCATTTGCATTCTCACCATTCCTGATCTACTATTCTCAGGAAGCCCGGGCATATTCGATGATGCTCTTTTTCGTGGCATTCGCCCTAGTCTTCTATTTCAAAGCCCTCAAAACAAATGACCTGAAAAACTGGGCACTTTTTGGCATACTATCGGCACTTGCGTTCTGGTCCCACTTCTATGCGTTTGTTATTATTGCTTCCCTTATACTCTATGCACTTTTCCTTCAGGTTGAAAATTTCCGGAAAAACCTCCAGAATATTAAAATGATCGCGTTATCGATCGTAGTATTTGTCGTTCTCTGTTTCCCCCTCATTCTGCTGGCAATCCAGCTCTTCGCTACCCGGACATCTTCTGCACCAGCCTTCGGGATCCAAGGACTCGGAATCATCAGTGAGACCTTCCGGGAGCTCTCGGGCTTTTCTGATATCCCGATGTTCCTGCTTCTCATCCTCTTTATAATCGGTATCATCCAGGCATTTCTCATTGATAAAAAGAAAGGAATATTTTTAGTGACACTCACAGTTCTTACGTTTGTCATCAGCTTCATTCTGTCGTACAAAATGCCCATGGTGCCCCGTTACCTGATCTTTTTCAATACGATCTTTTTCCTGGGTGTGGCAGCCTCGTACGGGATATTTTATCGGCTTATCAATAACCGGGGGGTAGTCTACGGGTTTATGGCACTCCTCATTATCATCAGTGCCCCAACTCTTGCAACCTATTATTCGGGGTATTCCAAGGATGACTGGAGGGGCTTTTCCAGCCAGATGCAAAAAATAACCCAGTCCGGTGATCTTGTTATTGTTGTTCCGGGCTATATTTACCAGCCACTCAATTATTATTATTCGAATACCTCGGACAAGACATTCGAATTTGGTGCGGATACCGGAAAAGATCTTGAAAGGATCAATAACGGGAGAGGCAATAGTACCGCTTATTTCGTTGTTACCGGAGATATCAGTGCAGCAAATCCTGATGGTGATGCAATTGCATGGTTAAAAGAACACACAAAATCTCTCGGACAGAATACCGGAATTTATCTCTTTGTTTCAGCGTAG
- a CDS encoding nucleoside 2-deoxyribosyltransferase: MYVLCSPCVLNPSLRTEGITKLSDIELFERTIARCKRFGIEMVPLPCPETLYLGPDRKPGTFLERLDTPAFTRLVDDLALKVQAIIDERGPPLCILGVNSSPTCGVTSTYYGSEDKQPPKRTGRGVFLSRFPAIRAIDVATFATYRIYLAAPLFSEAERTYNVSLAGLLRQHLFEVFLPQEAGDDSDTRKKTEQERIFLKNKEDLEHADIIVAVIDGADADSGTAWEMGYAFAHNKPVIAVRTDFRRVGTHEQVNLMLEESSTVVSSTIELLESVRSPLIGQRDI; encoded by the coding sequence ATGTACGTGCTCTGCAGCCCCTGCGTACTCAATCCCTCGCTCCGGACAGAAGGCATAACGAAACTATCAGATATTGAATTGTTCGAGCGTACTATCGCACGATGTAAACGTTTTGGTATTGAAATGGTGCCGCTGCCCTGCCCGGAGACATTGTACCTTGGTCCTGACAGGAAACCCGGGACATTTCTTGAACGTCTGGACACCCCGGCATTTACCCGCCTTGTGGACGATCTTGCTCTAAAAGTTCAGGCAATCATCGATGAACGGGGTCCACCTCTTTGTATCCTTGGGGTCAACTCCTCCCCAACCTGCGGAGTGACCAGCACCTATTATGGGAGTGAGGATAAGCAACCTCCAAAGCGAACAGGGCGGGGAGTGTTTCTTTCCCGGTTTCCTGCTATCCGTGCTATCGATGTTGCAACCTTTGCAACATACCGGATCTATCTCGCTGCCCCTCTCTTCTCAGAAGCTGAGCGAACCTATAATGTATCATTGGCGGGCCTGCTCAGGCAACACTTGTTCGAAGTTTTCCTCCCTCAGGAGGCAGGTGATGATTCTGACACAAGGAAAAAAACAGAGCAGGAACGGATCTTCTTAAAAAACAAAGAAGATCTCGAACATGCCGATATCATTGTTGCTGTCATCGATGGAGCCGATGCAGATTCCGGCACCGCATGGGAGATGGGATATGCATTTGCCCACAATAAACCAGTGATTGCGGTTCGCACGGATTTCCGCAGGGTCGGTACGCACGAGCAGGTAAACCTGATGCTTGAAGAATCATCAACAGTTGTTTCCAGTACCATCGAGTTGCTGGAATCAGTCAGGTCCCCGCTTATAGGTCAAAGAGATATCTGA
- a CDS encoding type II glyceraldehyde-3-phosphate dehydrogenase produces MIKVAINGYGTIGKRVADAVAAQKDMKVIGVSKTRPNAEAFVAKQRGYPLYIADLSKKAAFEKVGLSVAGSVEDMCKAADIIVDATPGDVGATNKPMYERLGKKALWQGGEDHEIAGFSFNSSCNYKDAIGRQFVRVVSCNTTGLCRIIHAIDKEYGVTHVHAIMVRRGSDPGEIKKGPIDAIVLDPVSVPSHHGPDVLSVLPHISIVTMAMIVPTTMMHMHAIRITTKKDVSRDRVIELINNHPRLGLIKKSVGIRSTAELKEFAMDLGRQRSDLYENCIFEDSIYANKNELCFFQAIHQEADVVVENVDAIRAMMGVQKDGAASIKTTNDALGFTPIQNNH; encoded by the coding sequence ATGATCAAAGTTGCCATCAACGGGTATGGTACGATCGGCAAGCGGGTTGCCGATGCGGTCGCTGCTCAGAAAGACATGAAAGTGATCGGTGTCTCAAAGACCCGCCCCAATGCTGAGGCCTTTGTTGCAAAACAGCGGGGGTATCCACTCTATATCGCCGATCTTTCCAAGAAAGCCGCTTTTGAAAAAGTCGGTCTTTCTGTTGCGGGATCCGTAGAAGACATGTGTAAAGCTGCTGACATCATTGTCGATGCAACACCGGGCGATGTCGGGGCTACGAATAAACCAATGTATGAGAGACTGGGGAAAAAGGCGCTCTGGCAGGGCGGAGAGGATCATGAGATCGCCGGGTTCTCATTCAATTCATCCTGCAACTACAAGGATGCAATCGGCAGACAGTTTGTCAGGGTTGTCTCTTGTAACACAACGGGTCTTTGCAGGATTATCCATGCCATCGATAAGGAATACGGCGTCACTCATGTGCACGCGATCATGGTACGACGCGGTTCCGACCCCGGGGAGATCAAAAAAGGCCCCATCGATGCGATTGTTCTGGATCCTGTAAGTGTTCCCAGCCACCACGGCCCGGATGTTCTGTCCGTGCTCCCCCATATTTCGATTGTTACCATGGCCATGATCGTGCCAACCACGATGATGCACATGCATGCGATCCGGATCACCACGAAAAAAGATGTTTCAAGGGACCGCGTCATCGAACTGATCAACAACCATCCCCGGCTGGGCCTGATAAAAAAGAGTGTTGGTATCAGAAGTACTGCAGAGCTCAAGGAGTTCGCCATGGATCTGGGAAGACAACGATCCGATCTGTACGAGAACTGTATCTTTGAAGATTCAATCTACGCGAACAAAAACGAGCTCTGTTTCTTCCAGGCAATCCATCAGGAAGCCGATGTCGTTGTTGAAAACGTTGATGCGATCCGCGCGATGATGGGTGTGCAGAAGGATGGGGCGGCGTCCATAAAAACCACCAACGATGCACTTGGGTTTACACCGATCCAGAACAACCATTAA
- a CDS encoding tyrosine--tRNA ligase encodes MDAYERVTRNTVEIVTEDDLRSLLNKPTKKVYAGYEPSGEIHLGHLVTVNKLVDLQAAGFEVIVLLADVHAFLNRKGTMEKVQELADYNRRCFEGLGLKNVRYVLGSDLQLNRDYELLVLQLSQQITLNRATRSMDEVGRQMDHPTVSQMIYPIMQMADIAMLGADAAVGGIDQRKIHMLAREHLVNFGYAAPVCIHTPILNGIDGKKMSSSQGNYISVADTEEEIKKKCQKAFCPPEIPENPVLQIFQHHIFPRLPEITIKRPEKFGGDRTFSSYMDLEGAYGKGEVHPMDLKKSCGDSLIEILAPVRDYIK; translated from the coding sequence ATGGACGCGTACGAACGGGTTACCCGTAATACAGTCGAGATCGTAACCGAAGACGATCTCCGTTCGCTACTTAACAAACCCACGAAAAAGGTCTATGCAGGATACGAACCCAGCGGTGAGATTCATCTCGGCCATCTGGTTACCGTAAACAAACTGGTGGATCTCCAGGCAGCCGGGTTTGAAGTCATTGTGCTGCTGGCTGATGTGCATGCTTTCCTGAACCGCAAGGGAACCATGGAAAAAGTGCAGGAACTTGCTGACTATAACCGCCGCTGTTTCGAAGGGCTCGGACTGAAAAATGTCAGGTACGTTCTCGGGTCCGATCTCCAGCTCAACCGGGATTATGAGCTGCTTGTGCTCCAGCTCTCGCAACAGATCACGCTCAACCGTGCAACACGCAGCATGGACGAGGTGGGTCGGCAGATGGATCACCCCACCGTCTCCCAGATGATCTACCCGATCATGCAGATGGCCGATATTGCGATGCTTGGTGCTGATGCAGCGGTCGGAGGAATCGACCAACGCAAGATCCATATGCTTGCACGGGAGCACCTGGTCAACTTCGGCTATGCAGCACCCGTCTGCATTCATACCCCGATCCTGAACGGGATAGATGGTAAGAAGATGTCCTCTTCTCAGGGTAACTATATCTCTGTTGCAGACACTGAGGAGGAGATCAAGAAGAAATGCCAGAAAGCATTCTGTCCACCGGAGATCCCTGAAAACCCGGTACTCCAGATCTTCCAGCACCACATCTTCCCGCGCCTGCCCGAGATAACCATCAAGCGACCGGAGAAATTTGGCGGCGACCGGACGTTCTCAAGCTATATGGATCTGGAGGGTGCTTATGGCAAAGGCGAAGTCCACCCGATGGATCTCAAGAAATCCTGTGGCGATTCCCTGATAGAGATCCTTGCACCGGTGCGGGATTATATCAAATAA
- a CDS encoding serine/threonine protein kinase has protein sequence MGIRIKDANMFKVREDVFDEVTLLALYKLVHKKWLSVIGGSISTGKEANVFYGERDGATIAIKIYRIRTANFTTMSSYVTGDRRFSHVKKAKKDLIFAWTRKEFSNLVRARDAGIAVPEPLVWDRNILIMSFLGDGETAYPQLRNVEMEDPAAIYKEITDTIDILYNKAELVHADLSEFNILYGDQLYFIDMGQSVTKDHPRALQFLMRDIRNINRYFKNRCETRGDIDLFNAVTGLNAAEP, from the coding sequence ATGGGTATCCGCATCAAGGATGCGAATATGTTCAAGGTACGGGAGGATGTCTTTGACGAAGTCACCCTTCTTGCCCTTTACAAACTGGTACATAAAAAATGGTTGTCGGTGATTGGTGGTTCTATCAGTACCGGCAAGGAAGCCAATGTATTCTACGGTGAGCGGGACGGGGCAACAATTGCCATCAAAATCTACCGTATCCGTACCGCAAACTTCACCACAATGAGTTCCTATGTCACCGGTGACCGCAGGTTCTCTCATGTAAAAAAGGCAAAAAAAGATCTAATCTTTGCCTGGACCAGAAAGGAATTTTCCAATCTCGTACGGGCCCGGGATGCCGGCATCGCAGTTCCTGAACCTCTCGTATGGGACAGGAATATCCTGATCATGTCGTTTTTAGGGGACGGAGAGACTGCTTACCCACAACTGCGGAATGTCGAGATGGAAGATCCTGCAGCGATCTATAAGGAGATCACCGACACGATCGATATCCTGTACAACAAAGCGGAGCTGGTGCACGCAGATTTGAGCGAGTTCAATATTTTATATGGTGACCAGCTCTATTTCATAGACATGGGCCAGTCCGTGACCAAGGATCACCCCCGGGCGCTCCAGTTTTTAATGCGGGATATTCGCAATATCAACCGGTATTTCAAAAACCGGTGCGAAACCCGGGGGGACATCGATCTCTTCAATGCGGTTACCGGACTGAATGCTGCCGAACCATGA
- a CDS encoding RNA-processing protein (similar to yeast Dim2p protein that is essential for 40S ribosomal subunit; structural studies show binding to 3' end of 16S rRNA in complex with archaeal IF2 alpha), translated as MIQEVKIAGSRVGVLIGKGGATKRELEAKTHATITIDSKEGIVKVEGTEEHTISLLRCVEIINAINYGFSPERAFEMIDDEDLLLEVIDLSGMADGPRQLDRLRGRIIGKDGRAREQIEDMTDVEISVFGKTVAMIGYPEQLKTARTAVDMLIEGVPHENVFAFLDRKKKEAKQDMISYYY; from the coding sequence ATGATACAGGAAGTCAAGATTGCCGGAAGCAGGGTGGGTGTCCTTATTGGAAAAGGCGGAGCTACCAAGAGAGAGCTCGAGGCCAAAACCCACGCCACCATCACCATCGACAGCAAAGAGGGGATCGTAAAAGTTGAAGGGACTGAAGAGCACACGATCTCCCTTCTCCGGTGTGTCGAGATCATCAACGCCATCAACTACGGATTCTCTCCGGAACGCGCATTCGAGATGATCGATGATGAAGATCTTCTGCTCGAAGTCATTGATCTTTCGGGAATGGCAGATGGTCCGCGCCAGCTGGACCGGCTCCGGGGCCGGATCATCGGCAAGGATGGCAGGGCACGGGAACAGATCGAAGATATGACCGATGTGGAGATCTCGGTGTTCGGGAAGACCGTTGCCATGATCGGCTATCCTGAGCAGCTCAAAACCGCCCGGACTGCCGTGGACATGCTGATTGAGGGCGTGCCCCACGAGAATGTCTTTGCTTTCCTTGACCGGAAGAAGAAAGAAGCAAAACAGGATATGATAAGTTATTATTATTGA
- a CDS encoding extensin: MLIHELPIPASLKHQYTQAGITELYPPQAECVERGMLTGKNLLVAIPTASGKTLIAEMAMHGHIATGGKCLYIVPLKALASEKFDEFGNKGVRVGISTGDLDRRDDMLGRNDIIVATSEKVDSLLRNNARWISNITLIVIDEIHLIDSDGRGPTLEVVIAKMRCRNPTMQVIGLSATIGNPKMLAGWLEAELVTSNWRPVDLRQGVFCNNRIHFKDRERPVKQVSKNFDDLNLCLDTIEEGGQCLVFVSSRRNAEAFAKRAAGAIKSEDPALAAYAEKLSKGAETEMVKTLAACVAKGAAFHHAGLSRPERAIVEEGFRKGLIKSISSTPTLAAGLNLPARRVIVRDYLRFSAGEGMQPIPASEYHQMAGRAGRPRLDPYGEAVLIAKDEGQVEELFDRYIDAPAENIHSKIAEPDALYTHVLSLIASGFAATRAELADFMDRTFYVHEHRQGRLMKKAVDAALAFLVSSEMVVEVGEHLGATEFGSLVSRLYIDPRSAALIVSNLRKNDGYADIGVLQTICSTPDMPKLYARNTDLPALDRMIEAHAGELWLEPPQDEEESEPYYRALKTTMLLSDWTDELPDAKICERYSVGPGDLYGMVESVNWLLHASVELARMFAPAIHTKIREYEICMKNGIRRELLPLVKLRGIGRVRARRLFNNGITSPGTLDAAGIETATKILGRGIAEQLFAQLDKSRRLTSGEMDADAPSDIARGQSTLSKFG; this comes from the coding sequence ATGCTGATCCATGAACTTCCGATTCCGGCAAGCCTCAAACACCAGTACACGCAGGCGGGCATCACGGAACTCTATCCACCCCAGGCAGAATGTGTTGAGCGGGGTATGCTCACCGGAAAAAACCTCCTTGTTGCAATCCCAACGGCAAGCGGAAAAACCCTTATCGCCGAGATGGCGATGCACGGTCACATCGCTACTGGGGGGAAATGCCTGTATATTGTCCCCTTAAAAGCCCTCGCAAGCGAGAAATTTGATGAATTCGGTAACAAGGGTGTCCGCGTTGGTATTTCAACAGGCGATCTTGACCGGCGCGATGATATGCTGGGTAGGAACGATATCATTGTTGCTACGAGTGAAAAGGTGGATTCGCTCCTGCGCAACAATGCCCGCTGGATCAGCAATATCACCCTGATTGTTATCGATGAGATTCATCTGATCGACTCCGATGGTCGCGGGCCAACGCTTGAAGTCGTGATCGCAAAGATGCGGTGCCGAAATCCGACCATGCAGGTGATCGGGCTTTCCGCAACGATCGGCAATCCAAAGATGCTTGCAGGCTGGCTGGAAGCCGAACTGGTCACCAGCAACTGGCGCCCGGTCGATCTGCGGCAGGGTGTGTTCTGCAACAACCGCATTCATTTCAAGGACCGGGAACGCCCGGTAAAACAGGTCTCAAAGAATTTTGATGATCTCAACCTCTGCCTTGATACTATCGAGGAGGGGGGGCAGTGTCTTGTTTTTGTCTCCTCCCGACGGAATGCAGAAGCGTTCGCAAAGCGGGCTGCCGGCGCAATAAAAAGTGAAGATCCTGCTCTTGCCGCCTATGCAGAGAAGCTCAGTAAAGGTGCAGAAACGGAGATGGTCAAAACGCTGGCAGCCTGTGTGGCAAAAGGCGCTGCTTTCCACCATGCCGGGCTGAGCCGGCCTGAACGTGCGATCGTGGAAGAGGGATTCCGGAAAGGGCTGATTAAGTCCATCTCATCCACACCGACCCTGGCTGCGGGGCTCAACCTGCCTGCACGCCGGGTGATCGTACGGGATTACCTGCGGTTTTCTGCCGGCGAGGGGATGCAGCCAATCCCGGCGAGCGAATACCACCAGATGGCGGGAAGAGCCGGCCGGCCGCGACTCGATCCCTATGGTGAGGCTGTCCTTATCGCAAAAGATGAGGGGCAGGTAGAAGAGCTCTTCGACCGGTATATCGATGCCCCTGCAGAAAATATCCATTCCAAAATTGCTGAACCCGATGCACTTTACACCCACGTGCTCTCCCTTATCGCATCGGGTTTTGCCGCTACCCGGGCCGAACTCGCCGATTTTATGGACCGGACTTTTTATGTCCATGAGCACCGGCAGGGCCGGCTGATGAAAAAAGCCGTGGATGCCGCACTTGCTTTCCTCGTATCATCCGAGATGGTTGTCGAAGTGGGAGAGCATCTGGGCGCAACCGAGTTTGGCAGCCTGGTCTCCCGGTTGTATATCGATCCCCGAAGTGCAGCGCTTATTGTCAGCAATCTCCGGAAAAACGACGGTTATGCAGATATCGGAGTCCTCCAGACCATCTGCAGTACCCCTGATATGCCTAAGCTCTATGCAAGGAACACCGATCTTCCCGCTCTCGATCGCATGATAGAGGCGCATGCCGGTGAACTCTGGCTTGAACCGCCGCAGGATGAAGAGGAGTCGGAGCCCTACTACCGGGCACTCAAGACGACGATGCTCCTTTCCGATTGGACCGATGAGCTGCCCGATGCAAAGATCTGCGAGCGGTATTCTGTGGGTCCCGGGGATCTCTACGGTATGGTAGAGAGCGTGAACTGGCTGCTCCACGCCAGCGTTGAACTGGCAAGGATGTTTGCACCCGCTATCCACACGAAGATCAGGGAATATGAGATCTGTATGAAAAATGGGATCCGGCGTGAACTGCTCCCACTCGTGAAACTGCGTGGAATAGGACGTGTCCGTGCCCGACGCCTTTTTAACAATGGCATTACTTCGCCGGGAACACTGGATGCAGCTGGCATTGAGACGGCAACAAAGATCCTTGGACGGGGAATTGCAGAACAGCTCTTTGCACAACTGGATAAATCCCGGCGTTTAACATCAGGAGAGATGGATGCTGATGCACCTAGTGATATTGCACGCGGACAGTCAACGCTGTCAAAATTCGGGTGA
- a CDS encoding molybdenum cofactor biosynthesis protein, whose protein sequence is MNQNHLRSIEVFAAIITVSTTRNKENDTSGAAISTLLTGAGIAVSHYAIVPDRIDAIRNELYAAMKTANCIIINGGTGLTFDDCTIEAVTPLLEKKIDGFGEFFRMKSIQEIGTASMLSRAIAGVIYGKVIFCIPGSTPAVTLAMKELILPETVHILSHINK, encoded by the coding sequence ATGAACCAGAATCACCTGCGATCCATTGAGGTTTTTGCGGCAATTATCACCGTTTCCACCACAAGAAACAAGGAAAATGATACCAGCGGGGCAGCAATATCCACCTTGCTCACAGGAGCCGGTATCGCTGTAAGCCATTATGCAATTGTTCCTGACCGGATAGATGCGATCCGGAACGAGCTGTATGCAGCTATGAAAACAGCAAACTGCATTATTATCAATGGGGGGACCGGCCTGACTTTTGATGATTGTACTATCGAAGCCGTTACACCACTCCTTGAAAAAAAAATAGATGGGTTTGGTGAATTCTTCCGGATGAAAAGTATTCAGGAAATCGGAACAGCATCCATGCTTTCGCGTGCAATTGCCGGTGTGATTTATGGAAAGGTAATTTTCTGCATCCCCGGATCAACACCGGCTGTCACCCTTGCAATGAAGGAACTGATCCTTCCGGAGACGGTCCATATCCTTTCCCATATCAATAAGTAA